TAACTCCTGCACAAGAATAACTGGCGAGGAAAGCGAACATCCGCCGCTCACCTCCTGTTCTCAAAATAGATCCCTCTTGAAGAACAGAAAAGCGGACAAATCACGTGCTACAAAACCGGACAATTCTATTTGCTCTTGACACAAAAAAACACAAAAAAACTTCTTGACAAATAGAACAATCGTTCTATATGCTGTAATCATGGATAGTAACCGCACAATAAAAACAGTCCATCAAGCCATCGCTGCCTTCTTCAGGGAAAATAGGCGTATGCCTTCCTATGGGGAAATGATCACCCTGCTTGGCGTAAAATCAAAGAGCGTCGTGGACTTCTGGATCAAAAAGCTCATCAATGCCGACTTAATTGAAAAAGACAGCAAAGGCCATCTGACCTTTTCAAGGAGTTCTATCGGCCTGCCCATGGCAGGTTCAGTTCAAGCAGGTTTTCCGTCACCCGAAGAAGAAGCCCTCTGCGACGTCATTTCCATGGACGAATACCTGGTCACCAGGCCGGAGGCATCTTTCTTGCTGCGTGTTAGCGGTG
Above is a window of Deltaproteobacteria bacterium DNA encoding:
- the lexA gene encoding transcriptional repressor LexA, whose product is MDSNRTIKTVHQAIAAFFRENRRMPSYGEMITLLGVKSKSVVDFWIKKLINADLIEKDSKGHLTFSRSSIGLPMAGSVQAGFPSPEEEALCDVISMDEYLVTRPEASFLLRVSGDSMIGEGIMEGDLVIVEKGLEPKEGDVVIAEVDGEWTIKYFRKQGKQIILEAANPKYPIIRPQQELKIGGIVSAVVRKYHH